Proteins from one Bacillaceae bacterium S4-13-56 genomic window:
- a CDS encoding GNAT family N-acetyltransferase — protein sequence MKVERVGTNHKNAFVIYCKKHRMEVDDSFLYDEDLDGFIDNDDNPSCVLLDDKSQVKGAASLILDEYQRHGKRGRFRIFHSELLDVESYQKLMESVLQHTEGLEKVYVFVPLVNKNLSIYIESQSFVVERYAFLLVRDLDQIPSFQLSDGYELKDFIEGQDEETWCKVRNASFAKLQGSETPISPAMVTKMITETEHIEGGMKILYHHQIPVGVVRGSDDEYENAPIMNIGPVAIVPEYQGKGLGRVFLRAALQFAKDKGYSKAILSVNGENERAKALYEQEGFIQVEAVTCYKYLV from the coding sequence ATGAAGGTTGAAAGGGTAGGAACAAACCACAAAAATGCCTTTGTTATCTATTGTAAAAAGCATCGAATGGAAGTTGATGATTCGTTCTTATATGATGAGGATTTAGATGGTTTCATTGATAACGACGATAATCCAAGCTGTGTGTTGTTAGATGATAAGAGTCAGGTGAAGGGTGCGGCTTCCCTTATATTAGACGAATACCAAAGGCATGGTAAAAGGGGAAGATTCCGTATTTTTCATTCAGAATTATTGGATGTAGAATCCTATCAAAAGCTGATGGAGTCTGTATTGCAACATACAGAGGGGCTTGAAAAGGTATATGTCTTTGTTCCATTAGTTAACAAAAATCTCTCAATATACATTGAATCTCAATCTTTTGTTGTGGAGAGATATGCTTTTCTTCTTGTTCGAGACTTAGATCAAATTCCTTCCTTCCAGCTTTCAGATGGATATGAGCTAAAAGATTTTATCGAAGGTCAGGATGAAGAGACTTGGTGTAAGGTGAGAAATGCTAGTTTTGCAAAGTTGCAAGGTAGCGAGACACCTATATCCCCTGCAATGGTTACAAAAATGATAACAGAAACAGAGCATATTGAGGGTGGTATGAAAATTTTATATCATCATCAAATTCCTGTCGGGGTTGTTCGTGGTTCAGATGATGAATATGAAAATGCGCCAATCATGAATATTGGTCCAGTCGCCATAGTACCCGAATACCAGGGGAAAGGATTAGGGCGTGTTTTTCTTCGAGCAGCCCTACAGTTTGCAAAAGATAAAGGGTATTCTAAAGCTATCTTATCCGTGAATGGAGAGAATGAAAGAGCTAAAGCTCTCTATGAACAGGAAGGTTTCATACAGGTAGAAGCTGTTACATGCTACAAGTATCTAGTATAG
- a CDS encoding atypical membrane-integrating protein (Mistic protein) codes for MKATELEKKRFDKALDEFIELFNNMEDDKPVIHFSDEVLDNIERAKKKYGEEMVNDKINTVVREMLSWLDLDDVEAENDKVIENDSESEEEEE; via the coding sequence ATGAAGGCAACCGAACTTGAGAAAAAGCGGTTTGATAAAGCATTAGATGAATTTATTGAGTTGTTTAATAATATGGAGGATGATAAACCTGTCATCCATTTTAGTGATGAAGTATTGGACAATATAGAGCGGGCAAAGAAAAAATACGGAGAAGAAATGGTGAATGATAAGATCAATACTGTTGTCCGTGAAATGTTGTCTTGGCTGGATTTAGACGACGTTGAAGCGGAGAATGACAAAGTAATAGAAAATGATTCAGAAAGTGAAGAAGAGGAGGAATAA
- a CDS encoding MFS transporter, with translation MFNQPLIDQFGWEREDVVFTFSITIAVFAFTTIFAGKLQDVIGPRWVATIGGILLGIGLLLSSQATSLSQLYFYYGVIGGIGIGMTYVCPLSACVKWFPDKRGFISGVAVAGFGLGGLIYKPIIEMLIENFGVTSTFSYLGITYLILVVAGAQLLKNPPTEFELPSSPNSSVIPNAINFSTKKCSVLLNFIYFGSCS, from the coding sequence ATGTTTAATCAACCACTGATAGATCAATTCGGCTGGGAACGAGAGGATGTCGTTTTTACATTCTCCATTACTATTGCCGTCTTTGCATTTACAACCATTTTTGCGGGGAAGCTTCAGGATGTAATAGGTCCTCGTTGGGTTGCAACCATTGGAGGTATTCTGCTGGGAATAGGTTTACTCTTATCTAGCCAAGCGACTTCATTATCTCAACTCTATTTCTATTATGGAGTTATAGGTGGAATAGGGATTGGTATGACTTATGTATGCCCTCTTTCAGCATGTGTAAAATGGTTCCCCGACAAAAGAGGTTTTATCAGCGGCGTGGCTGTGGCGGGATTTGGCCTTGGCGGCTTAATTTATAAGCCAATTATTGAAATGCTTATAGAGAATTTCGGTGTTACCTCTACCTTTTCATATTTAGGAATCACTTATTTAATTTTAGTCGTGGCTGGAGCACAGTTATTAAAAAACCCTCCTACCGAATTTGAACTACCATCTAGTCCTAATTCATCGGTTATCCCGAATGCGATCAATTTTTCAACAAAGAAATGCTCCGTACTCCTCAATTTTATATACTTTGGATCATGTTCTTGA
- a CDS encoding MFS transporter, with protein sequence MIGGMSGLLVISFAVDIGVELVNLDAGKAANAVMVIALFNAGGRIGLGKLSDRFGRKNTLLSVYALTAVILFFMSTGLMNYPLFLIAVSLIGFAFGGYLALYPSATADYYGTKNIGMNYGFMYQAYGISAFAGPFIIKLIPFTQAFIIFAILCLVAVIMGRFVSTPKKAIVHRASQQGI encoded by the coding sequence TTGATTGGTGGTATGTCTGGTTTGTTAGTGATTAGTTTTGCTGTGGATATAGGAGTGGAGCTGGTCAACCTTGATGCAGGAAAAGCTGCTAATGCCGTTATGGTCATTGCCTTATTTAATGCAGGTGGTCGAATCGGTTTAGGAAAGTTATCCGATCGTTTTGGCAGGAAGAATACTCTCCTTAGCGTATATGCACTTACTGCTGTTATTCTGTTTTTTATGAGTACGGGTTTAATGAATTATCCTCTATTCTTAATAGCTGTTTCCCTCATTGGTTTTGCCTTTGGTGGATACCTTGCTTTATATCCTTCCGCAACTGCAGATTACTATGGAACAAAAAATATAGGAATGAATTATGGATTTATGTACCAAGCTTATGGAATTTCTGCTTTCGCCGGTCCATTTATTATCAAGCTCATCCCATTTACACAAGCCTTTATTATTTTCGCAATTCTATGTTTAGTGGCCGTTATAATGGGAAGGTTTGTTTCTACCCCAAAAAAAGCGATCGTCCACAGAGCATCCCAACAAGGAATTTAA